The following proteins come from a genomic window of Amaranthus tricolor cultivar Red isolate AtriRed21 chromosome 14, ASM2621246v1, whole genome shotgun sequence:
- the LOC130800222 gene encoding uncharacterized protein LOC130800222: MEVKQAARGENPARFQRTDQWRPVYSWLESLDTDEVIKSKDIADWLATNPKVNEQLGSRHSRYHLTHYIKKCHMKILKRKGVQLKSSEPAPLVVEPLNMLKEVAAIPSNPVRNVAKDNRDLYQFKHQEALRKFEILVELEKQLDALVSKKNTEEES; the protein is encoded by the exons ATG GAAGTCAAGCAAGCTGCTCGGGGTGAAAATCCAGCTCGGTTTCAACGTACAGATCAATGGCGTCCTGTTTATTCATGGTTGGAGTCTTTGGATACGGATGAGGTTATCAAGTCCAAAGACATTGCAGATTGGCTGGCTACAAACCCTAAGGTTAACGAACAGTTGGGCTCAAGACATTCTCGTTATCATTTGACACATTACATTAAAAAATGTCACATGAAGATACTAAAGCGGAAG GGTGTACAACTAAAGTCTAGTGAACCAGCTCCGTTGGTCGTTGAGCCTCTCAATATGCTTAAAGAGGTGGCCGCAATTCCTT CTAATCCGGTAAGAAATGTGGCTAAAGACAACAGGGATCTCTATCAATTCAAACATCAGGAAGCTTTGCGCAAATTTGAAAT TTTAGTAGAGTTGGAGAAGCAACTTGATGCCCTTGTTTCGAAGAAAAACACCGAAGAAGAGTCTTGA